In a single window of the Ruminococcus albus 7 = DSM 20455 genome:
- a CDS encoding phosphotransferase, whose protein sequence is MFTINVDDINSILQDFGIRSKCVSFSELQRYHYEKDDPASKEVRLIIKAQLEDSHSLVIRFKNESDAPIETIEAQSRFADLLKVHGIQTPNAYASKGFYARQYQIYGYDVVVTVEDFVCGEIHLVNVEIAEKTGKLLARMHNIAETEDFHVQSEVLFNPLKSNDLFDFEAFAANKNKLIEIDEDLYCKICQEHELLLQKITAFEKDPSYAVQGDLSDCNLYMTRTGEIGVFDFNRCGDNNLYFDAVMQALFIARLMDYPEIIAGNHEQMILRGFLKGYHQERPFTERQKEVYPYLYAIISAFWLGDMKFNNDSLENAIKEDDFSAIHHWMETILERARLRQLMPI, encoded by the coding sequence ATGTTTACAATCAATGTTGATGATATTAACAGCATCCTTCAGGATTTTGGAATAAGAAGCAAATGCGTCTCTTTTAGCGAATTACAAAGATATCATTATGAAAAAGATGATCCAGCATCTAAAGAGGTCCGACTGATTATTAAAGCTCAACTGGAAGATTCTCATTCGCTTGTTATTCGATTTAAGAATGAATCGGATGCACCTATTGAGACGATAGAAGCTCAGAGCCGGTTTGCAGATTTATTGAAGGTGCATGGGATTCAAACGCCGAATGCCTATGCTTCAAAAGGGTTTTATGCACGCCAATACCAAATATACGGATATGATGTAGTGGTTACGGTTGAGGATTTCGTTTGTGGGGAAATTCATCTTGTTAATGTCGAAATAGCAGAGAAGACCGGTAAGCTGCTTGCCAGAATGCATAATATAGCTGAGACCGAGGATTTTCATGTTCAATCTGAGGTGCTGTTTAATCCGCTGAAAAGCAATGATCTATTTGATTTTGAAGCGTTTGCTGCAAACAAAAATAAACTTATTGAAATTGATGAGGATTTATATTGCAAAATCTGTCAGGAACATGAGCTACTCCTACAAAAAATAACCGCTTTTGAAAAAGATCCGAGTTACGCTGTTCAAGGTGATTTAAGTGATTGCAACCTTTATATGACCCGAACCGGGGAGATCGGCGTATTTGACTTTAACCGCTGCGGGGATAATAACCTGTATTTTGATGCAGTAATGCAGGCTCTTTTTATAGCTCGGCTGATGGATTATCCGGAAATAATAGCTGGCAATCATGAACAGATGATCTTGAGGGGGTTTCTGAAAGGCTATCATCAGGAGCGTCCGTTTACAGAGCGGCAGAAGGAAGTGTATCCATATCTGTATGCGATCATATCTGCCTTTTGGCTGGGCGATATGAAATTCAACAACGATAGTTTGGAAAACGCGATCAAAGAAGATGATTTCTCTGCGATTCATCATTGGATGGAGACGATCTTGGAGCGAGCTCGCTTACGTCAGCTTATGCCAATATAA
- a CDS encoding endo alpha-1,4 polygalactosaminidase, whose translation MKSIFKTVTITLICAAALMTSSGCSGSSGIKYRYGVFLGASPEDMPLMEAYEKIVIDAQYFSADEIRELKDSGHTVYSYINLGSVEDFRPYYKDYERFTLDVYENWEEEKWVDVSQKEWQEFVVNDLAVSMIDKGVDGLFVDNTDVYYHYPTDEMFNGVTNILKGFKDLNTYVIINGGDEYVNEYAKRNSELDSIMDAENQETIFSKINWDDETFTANEDTEREYFQDYAEMVSSYGKDVYLLEYTTDSELIKKIDRYCTDKGYTYYASDKLELLAPGQKKGSQIIDSSKE comes from the coding sequence ATGAAGTCTATCTTTAAAACGGTCACCATTACATTGATATGCGCAGCGGCTTTGATGACTTCATCGGGCTGTTCCGGGAGCAGCGGGATAAAATACCGCTACGGTGTATTTTTAGGAGCTTCACCCGAAGATATGCCGCTGATGGAGGCTTATGAAAAGATCGTAATAGACGCACAGTATTTTTCTGCCGATGAGATCAGAGAGCTTAAAGATTCCGGTCATACAGTTTACAGCTACATCAATCTGGGATCGGTAGAAGATTTCCGCCCGTATTACAAGGACTATGAACGATTTACTCTGGATGTCTACGAAAACTGGGAAGAGGAAAAGTGGGTAGATGTTTCACAAAAAGAATGGCAGGAATTCGTGGTGAATGATCTTGCCGTCAGCATGATCGACAAAGGTGTGGACGGACTTTTCGTTGATAACACCGATGTTTATTATCACTACCCTACCGATGAGATGTTCAACGGAGTGACGAACATACTCAAAGGTTTTAAAGATCTGAACACATACGTTATCATAAACGGCGGTGATGAATACGTTAATGAATATGCCAAGCGTAATTCCGAGCTTGACAGCATTATGGATGCTGAAAATCAAGAAACGATATTCAGCAAAATAAACTGGGATGATGAAACATTCACTGCTAATGAAGATACAGAAAGGGAATATTTTCAGGATTACGCTGAAATGGTCAGCAGTTACGGCAAGGATGTATATCTGCTTGAATACACCACAGACAGTGAACTTATAAAAAAAATAGACCGTTACTGCACCGATAAAGGTTACACCTACTATGCCTCAGACAAGCTGGAGCTACTCGCCCCCGGACAGAAAAAAGGGTCGCAGATAATAGATAGTTCCAAAGAATAA